The genomic region AGCGTTTTGAAAATACAGTAATAATATACTCAAATTGGACACGTGATTTATATGAGACTCATAAAATGTATGCATTTCAATCCTGACGTTTGCTGGcatgacattttgcatttttttattttgttaagaCGATAACGTCAATGCATTTAGCTGTACttgtatttctttctttctttctttctttctttctttctttctttctttctttctttctttctttctttccaactGTGGTGATGTGGTTCAAGTGAAGTAAAATGCAATTTTCAGtccaactttatttatttattgccaaAATGACAAGAACAAGAATTTGATCCACACATCAAATAATACAGTGGACCAGATTTTGGCCCTCCAGCCTTGAGTTTAACACACGTGACTTTGACCTTGTAGCTTACATCTGCAAAAAGTATTTAacaatcaaataaatatttataggtatatatattttaagtCTTAGTGCTTTAGATATTTTTGTGTTAACATTTTTAATATTGCATATATGATCACAGCCCCCCCCCAATTTACAACAACCATCTTTGTTACTAATGGTTGTCTGCTTTGTCAACATTTACATTGTAGACATTGAAATGGATGACAATGTGTGTGTTCCCCACCTGGCAGAGATCCCTCAGTGTGCGGGCTGCAGTCAGCACATCGTGGACAAGTTCATCCTGAAGGTCCTGGACAGACATTGGCACTCCAAGTGCCTCAAGTGCGCCGACTGCCACACGCCGCTGGCCGACAAGTGCTTCTCCAGGGCCGGCAGCGTCTACTGCAAGGAGGATTTCTTTAAGTCAGTCTCTCCTTTGCCCTTTCACCTTTCTCATGACCTGCTAACCCATATGTTTTCAGAGAAGCTTCCTCAAATAAGATGAGGGAGTTCAGTTTAGCTTTCTTATGTAATGCTAATTATTGCGCTTTGGGTTAATATGCGTGGAACCTTTTTTTCTGATCAGGGGCAATTTTAGTATGCGAAAACCATCCTAGGAATGCACTAAATGCAGGAAAAATACAATGCAATGatcaaaaataattattttctgtactttgatttattttgttttgcattgtGGAAAAGCAGTTGCACATATTACAGGTAACcagacacaacattaggtacacctgcatctGAACTACTCAAAAAATGTATTGGCCCATCTCAGGCAACATGTTGCTGGAACTCATGAGTGAGTTTTTGATCATAAAAATATGCCAATAGATGTAGTATAGTCACATGGCATTCACGTTAATAGTATGTTGACgtgtattttaaaaagaaacatttaacATCCAAAATAGTTTAGGTGACAGAGTTCAGTCACCATTTTATAATTGAAATATGAAAGGAAATGGATGAACTTATGTTTGTGGGTTTGCAGAATCTCTAATTAATGCAATATGTTAGGTTTTTGGAATATTCCAAATATTTTAGACGTGATATTGTGGTAGGTtaagaatcttttttttaagacaatAAACTTAAAGTTTAGTTGAGaaatatgtaaaaaaagatataacagtaaaaataaaatttctaaAGCAGTTAATGAAtcttttaaattgcattttgtagATTGTTGAGCACTGTACAGGACACCGCTTGATAAAAGATTTTTTATAGTTAATTTTATGGCGCATTTATAGGGATGCAAAGGGCACCGATTCAGTTGAATGGccctggtggaaaaaaaaactgcacctttaaaaatataaaaatgctcAGTTCAATTTGCTTAATGTACAATTGCATAGCAAAGCTGTTTCTTAAACTCTCTCATGTAGCTACATACAGCTAGCCAACAATCTGATGTGGGAGCACTGCAAACTACAACAAAATTAATCTTAATATAATTATAGTTCATTTAACCATATGTTTATTATACTAAACAAATGAACACTTATTTGTCTATGAGCATTATTATCTTTATGCTGGCCACATTTTCGTTTCAGCTCTTTGTACAggcgtacctaatattgtggcctttgtgtgcgcgtgtgtgtcggCTTCACCTTGCTCTTTTACTGTCTCAGGCTCGCTGGCGTGATTTAGAGCCTCTCCTGAGTCAGTGTTTTATTGGTCCTCCTGAGGGTGTGTTTACTTGGAGCACCCTTCTctcttttctcctcctcctcctcctcctcctcctcttcttcttcatcccCTGTACTTCTTCTAcaaacacataaacacacacacacgcacagacacacacagtggCCGCAGTGCATTGATCTTCTCCATCCATCAAGTTGCAGACAGGTCTATCGTTAACAGAAATGCATTCcagtgctgattttttttctctcgcttcAACAGCTGGAGCTTCTATTAACACAGGCGGTGCACCATCACTCTTGACTGCAGTTGAGAGGAAAATACATATCGTAGCCATCTTAGTATGGGAAACTGCTTTAATCTCAGCTAGTCTCCATCGTTGTGGCGCTTGGCTGAAATCTTTCTTCTTTGCTCCCCTGCAGGCGCTTCGGGACAAAATGTGCATCGTGCCAACAGGGGATCCCTCCCACGCAGGTGGTGCGGAAGGCGCAGGACTTTGTGTATCACCTGCACTGCTTTGCCTGCATTATGTGCAGCAGGCAGCTGGCCACCGGGGATGAGTTCTACCTCATGGAAGATGGCAGGCTGGTGTGCAAGGTGGACTATGAGACGGCCAAACAAAACGGTCAGCATAAAAACAGATATCAAAAGTGATATCATGTGTATCTAAACATACTTTTTGTTCTGCTGATGTATGTTAGATGATTCCGAGGCGGGGACCAAGCGACCGAGGACCACCATCACGGCCAAGCAGCTAGAGACCCTCAAAAGTGCCTACAAGAACTCCCCCAAACCGGCACGACACGTCAGAGAGCAGCTTTCCTCCGAGACGGGCCTCGACATGCGAGTCGTGCAGGTAGACATCACTGCATGTGGAAAGTAAAACGTATTTTGATTGAGATGGCACAAGAACAAAGATGGCCGACTGTGATCATGCCAAATGATATCTGAGGTCATTTCGATTTGAATTGGCACAATGCTAGCTATCTCGCTATCTCTCCATCTATCACAGATAAAAGCAAGTGGCTATGTGTGGAATACTTCTCAACAGGAATTCAAGCCACAAATCCACTTTAGAAGTTGGCAACTTGGCAAACAAGCAAGACTGTCCACGTTTTATTTAGGACCTTAGAGTTGCGATACATCTAACTTCAGAAGCGCTATTGTGCATTGCACTTTATTGTACTTCAAAGATTTGGACTGTGATAGAGTACCTGTATTTTatttgcggatggttgttttaataataaaataatctttCGCTTGATTTTCAATCCTCTTGTCAGGTTTGGTTCCAGAACCGCAGAGCAAAAGAAAAACGTCTAAAAAAAGATGCAGGGCGGCATCGCTGGACTCAGTTTTACAAAAGTGTGAAACGTAGCCGAGGAGGGTCAAAGGTGGAGAAGGAAAGCTCAGCGGACGATGCGGGACTCAGTGACAGCGAGCTGAGCTTCAGAGGTAAAGAGCTCCTTTGGTGATTTGAAAATTACATTctgctctgtcaatttaaattgaattaatcgtttctattaatcaattaatcgtCAGTATTGTATGTActtaagttaaatacaactgaactgtgcccaagtatttgaaaagtgaaaaaatAAGTGACGCTAGCGTCTCTGGTTGGCAGACGACCAGGTTGTGTCAGATCTGGGCCACGGCAACGGGCTGTACGGGAGCGTCGGCGACATGACGAGCGGCGCAGTGCTGAACGGCGGCTTCTCGGTGGACGCGGCGGGCCAACCGTACCACGACATCCGCGTGGGAAGCCCCTACGGTCTCCCGCAGTCGCCCTCCTCTATCGCTTCCCTGCCCGGCCATACCCCTTTGCTCAACAACCTGGCCTTCACCATGGACGCTCTGGGGGCGCAGGGCGGGCCCGGCGGCGTGGGTCAAGCTCTGAGGGCCATGGCAGGCGGCCCTACCTCAGACCTGTCCACGGGCAGCAGTACGGGCTACCCCGACTTCCCCACTAGTCCCGCCTCCTGGCTGGATGAGATGGACCAGTCTCAGTTCTGAGGACAAAACACAGGCAAGACTTTTTGTTTCCATCACGCTGGCAGTTATGGAAAGCCTTTGTTCGATCTCCTCGATTCCAAAATTGGGAGACGATTCCAGGGACGATTAGTTCTGTAAAATCTTCGTTAAAAATGCAGGAAAGCCAATTATCACATTAGCATAAATTGTGTTAAAATTTTATCGAAACTTGAAATTTTGAGTACATACACCCATTTTGTGTATAGAATTTATCAAGGATATCAAGGATgtggaatttagggatttccaTAAGTGGTGGCGTGTGGCAAACAGGTCAGCACTGAAGCCCAACAGTGCATCTTGCTCATCCTGAACTTCTCCAAAACGTGACTGACGACAAAAACACAACCAGGCTCTGATGGAGAGCGTCAGTCCGGAGGCGCCCGCATGTTTCTAACGGAACGTCCCGAGCCTTTTATATGCACTTTAATCTCCTCGCCGCTTTGAGGAGGAAAAGAAGAATGGGAGGAGAGGTGTATGCACAAGAGTGTCGCATCGAGAGAATTTTACAAGCACTGTGGCACAAGTGTTTATTTCGAAAACCCAcgtggaagttttttttttttctacgggGGGGGGACGCGGGACACTGATGTTTTCAAACTTGTGAATCTGTAGCTGCTTGACTTGTTCTCGTCTGTGTAACGCAGTGTGCTCTTGAGTGTTTGATGTTCAAGAGAGTCCAGAAAACTTTGAAATGAccacaaaacatttcaaaatgcaCGGCtgcaatggattttttttttttttcccagacatgCCCATCTTTTCATATTTTACACGTGCAAAACCTTCGTATGCTCTGATCGTGTTATTGTCACCCAATTTGAAGGATTACCTTTTGACCACATTGCCTCGATTAATTCTGGTGAAATTAATGATTAAtaatcgttttgtttttttatcttaCGTTTGTCTTTCTGTCAGAATTTACCTCGAAGAAAATATTAAGTCTATTGAGTTGCACAGGTTACGGgtcaagctgttttttttaaatatcactgATATTTTATATCACAAAACACAGGCAATTGAACAAGGGTGTGTCAAATTTTATATCCACTTTACCTTAACTTCAGTTAACTTTTTTTCACACAGCAAACTAATGACTAAATCAGCAGCACTCCAAAGAAGTGCCCTCAGCTTTACTTTCATTGATTAAAGACCCAATTCATCAACAATCAATGCCtccaatcaataaaattaactcCGGCTAATTAATCTGAGGTCAGTGGCACAATCGCCCAGAATTTACAACCTTGACATtgggggatttttttctttaacttgCAAAAAAAGCGGAAAAACCCTCAATATGAGAATGAAGTCATAATACTAAAATATGAGAAGAATTACATCATAAtgtcatgataacatatattcaTAATTAGGTTTCATTCGGATGATGATGTGGATGTGACAAAACTTTGGCTGTGTACTTCCCTCCGTCTGATCCGGGCTTCTCTTGGTAATCTACTCAGTCCGTTGGGGCTCGATCTGCTCCATCGGGCCATGCCCGCTATCATCCTACTTACTGAGGCCAGATGTTAGGCCGCCTGTTCTCCAATGGTCTGGCTTCCGTGTCACAGGGATTAGTAAAATGGTGGCAAGGCTGAGATATCTTACAGTCCAGTTTGGAGCTTCGAAAgtcgtttttttgttgttgtttttttgagtGCAATCATTCTAGTGGAAGAGGAGCAATAGATGGGTGAATGCTGAGAGATGAGGATTAACCCCAATGTGCATCAAAAATTGCTAGTGTGTCCATGCCGTGAAGTGAGCACACAATATGTCGGATTATAAtgaatattattgttattattggtACACCTGATTtgtaaaatttgaaaatttctGGCTGAAAAGTCAAACGCTGTCAATCCTGTGCTGCCCATAGCCTTTGGAATTTGAAAGTTTATTTTACAATGGGGAAACTGAAATGTTAACTTTAGTTTGGCCCGTCGAACACATTTTCTGCATTTGATCTTTTACgcgttttgcttttttgtcgACTGAAGAGATTAATCAAATAATCCCTATTGTTCTTTCCCTTCTTCGTAACAAACACTTGGAAAACATCACAACCGCTTTTCTGTATGCGTTGCCTCAAATGTTTGCATCTTAATTGTTGTAAATTGTGTACAGTTTAACAACATGTTTATCGTCTTGTTTCATGAGTGCTATTTATTATTGCCATGTGTCTTTGAAAAAGATGTAAAGGAGAGCACTGAATTAATTCATTTATGCCTTCTGTGTAATGGTATGAACTGTGTACAGTCAAATCTATATGAGGAAAATAAAGATGGATTGTCTTTGGGTTAAAATCGGCTGCTTTCTCATCACTGCACTATAAATCAAAATATGCGCGCTGTAggtgtttgtattttttattttttttactctgcaGAAACGCTCTTTAGAGAGAGTTAACCCGCAAATTCATTTAGCCATTGAGAGCATTTACCACACACTTAGACCTCGATTCAATTGTGGAGATCCATTTAGCAGAAGCAGCAGACAGTGGTGGGTCAGTTAACAGTGATTGATGCGCTCGCAGGGTGGGGGCGACCACAAAGACGCATGAcgtgacgagaaaaaaaaaacaagtggagAAACAGCTGCCTGATCCTGTCAGTGTTAGACTGCAGCGGATTGTTCCAGCTCACTTTAATCCCCATGCTGTTAACTAATTGTGTAGCGCTTTGTGAAATATGTGGTAATAATTTCGCTAGGCAGGATGATTTGTAAACATGTAACTAAGTTAAAAATCTTACAATATTTTTAAGTATATAAGTTCAAGAAGTGCATACAAAAGTGTTAAAAGATAAAATATAGTTATCAGCAATTAAGTTAAAATGTATTTCAGTGCAAGAAGGTTGAATATTGAGTGATGTCATTGAATGGCAAATActtttttggcgcaatttttgtttgaatgtgtttgtATACATGAAAATTTACATAAAAAAGAGGGACAAGATAATACATTTATGTTGCGTAATTTTTTAATTGCCTtaatcacttccggggtgagagGTCAGAAGTGAGGTAAGAAAGATGGACGACGCCGACGTCCAGGTAGACAACAGAGAGACATTCAAGTGAGTACAGAAATTGGAACTTTGGTAAGGACGCTTTTGACCTTAACTGGGATAGAGTTGGTGGGTTGAGTGAACtattactactaataataataattcatttaatTTATATAGTGCTTTTCAAGGGCCCAAACACTACTCAGTAGAAGACATCAGTGAGTAGAATTTGCCGCTAATACAGAAGCTAATGCTAACCTATGGACTTTACTAAGCAGCTAGCGACAAGCTAACACAACAAGTAAGACATTTGTGGAGAAACGAAGTGCAAAGGAAGAGAAGGAACCCAATGAAGTGGACTGTTTTGGAGGACTATCATGTGTCAACTAGGAGTGCTTTGCTGACATCGCCTGGTGGACGTTGGACCCGCCCATCTTGCTTTCTCCATCCTTGCTGTCAGGACAACCGGAGTGAACTCGCATCACTGAAATTAAGGTACCTTTGTTTTAGGCTACTATTTACACAAACATCGATCTGGCCAGCAAAGTTGACCGTCATTGGGGTATATTGCTGTTGAGTGATTGCTGGCAGGAGGTAACATTGATCGGGCCCTTATATTAGGATTGTGTGTATTGTGTGGACAATTTGTGTTTACTTTGATATCATTAAACATGTGTTTTTATTGGGGTATTGTGTTATAATTGTGATCATTCTAAAGTCCAGTTGTTACGAAAGGTCAGCAACATAGAGTATTTAAAGTGAATTGGAAGTGAAGTATATTGGTTTGATGAAACAAGAAATTGAGTTAAGCttcataaaataaaagttgAGCTCAAAAGTTGAGCTTCATGACTGTCATGGCTGTAAGcgccaaaataaaaaatctgttttctttttaaaacggATTCTATCTACGTATGGAAACACAATGAAATTACCCCCGAGCATGCATTGTAAGCTCATCTGTATGCTGCAATGTGCAGCATTAGCCTGAGGGTGGGCCAAAGCAAACGCAAAGCTAAGTGATATTGATTTGCTGTGTTTCAGCGATCCCTGTTGCATGctacaaacaacaacaataacaaccaaAAACGTAAAGTCAGCCGAGTTGAAGTTTGCATAAAATGTTACAAATGGAGCTGATTTTTATTCAAGCAATGATTGGCCAGCATTAATGGATGGGCTCTAATAGGAGCGCCTTACAAAGACAAAAAGGCACACGGACAGTTAGGATAATTTACACGCCACTTACAGCACTCGTATACAAATAAATCTGCGGCAAATCCACCACCGTTGCTTTTGAGATGACAAACACAAGCACAAATGCCATTATCATCGATCGCCAGGCTTTTATTACTAACTTTCTAAAGGAaagacttttttatttatttatttttaactaaTGAATAAATTAACATGCAAAACGGACATGATTTGTTTTGGCCTAAGAGTCAGTCTAGCAGCTCCGAGACTGGacctttctgttttttttcctcctccctcGAGTGAACAATGATGTTCAGAGTGATGGAGTGAGTCTTAGAGAGGAGCCGCAGTCAAACTGGGGCCTCTCAATGACACCCTCAAGGTTGTGAGCTGAGCTTCGAGCTGTTTTAATGTGAAACTGGCTCTTTTCTACTCAATAATATTAGCAACGTGACAAGTCGGCAGAGGAGGCGGGGCTACGAGAGTGAGGAAAACATGATAAATACTAAAGGAATGATAATACAgtatacagtgtgtgtgtgtttgtgtttattgGTGAGACTTAGTTGCCTGTTCAATGAGGCAGTGGAAATATTAAGCAACTGGCATTTGCCAATTCAAAAATAAATTGGGATTGAGGTACAAATGACTGCATCCCTCAAATTCAGAAATTAATATTTGATTAATAAAACCAATCGTAAAGGAACTATATTTTCAAATGATAACAACAGAGTTGTCCCTAGACATGAATCATtatcaaaagggaaaaaaagtatGATGCAAAAAGTTTCACTCAAATGACTTTCAAGCATCCCATTGACTATTTTGCTGTTTTCTAAATGTAGTTAGGTAAACGAGCATTGGCATTCAAAAGCATCACTGAGTGTTTTCGGAAGCAAAAATGCGGTTATATAGACAAAAAGTTAAATGTGTTTTAACAAAATACAGGTAGTGTGGAGAGGGAGGGAGCTGCactgccaaaaaaaaagaagctgagaggaaaattgaaggcCCATAATGGAAACATAATGGGCTTAGTGTCAGAGTCTTGCAGACGGGCCGAGGGGAGCTGCGTGGCTGCCGTCACCCTCTCTTAATTCAAGATGGTATTATATGCTTGAGGAAGGCACAAGAAGCCCCCTCCCGGCCCCCACCTAAATAATGACTGAGACTCTGTGGGAGTGTAACCAATCATGTCTCAGAATACTGAGAAGCTTTCAACTCACGTGAGTCCCCTATCATCGTTTCGCCATCAGATTTCACAAAAGCGACATCACATTCGGAGTATTTCTAGAGCGGGGCGAGACTCTCCAGGCTACTTCTGTAAGGTTCTGAGAAGCGGAGGTCATGGCGCACGCACGCCAGATAATGACATCTAAATTCTCCCGGGTTTGGCAAGACGAATATCGAACGTGATAGGAACGCAAACGCAGGCCATGAGGGTGAGTGACAGAGTCCATGTTGGGACTGTTATCTAACACCTCCAATCAGGCCAGATTGACAGTTGAGTTAAACACCACAGACGAGGGGCAAGGGTGAGACGCATGACGGCGTGCTAGAGAGAGGAGGATTAAGCTGTGCCCTCCCTCGCTACTGTACATATTGTGTATCTGTGTCTTCATCAGGAAGCTGTAGTTAAGAACCGCAATCCAGATTTAGCCTATTCTCatctgtcagtgtgtgtgtgtgtttgcgtgtgtgtgtgtgttggactgATCAGAGCAGCTTGACAAGTAAAGCAGATTTGGATGTGCACCATGTGTTGGTTATTTCTGAAGAACATCTGGATGGCTCCTATATGATATTaaagttttgtttgtttctttaccACACCCAGGTTTTTGtgaccaagagcaatttttgacccacaacctgaatcagaagtaaaaataaacaattgagATAAGCTGGTTGCaaaagtgtacacaccctcTTAGACAAGAGGTTGTGCATGTGTTGAGACTTAATGTTCACATTCAAACGAATTAAATTGGAGTCAGTATATTTGTAAATTGCTGTtcataaaaaacaataatatattttttcaagatTTTAATGCTGATAAACAACAGAAGTGAATCAACCCGCAACAGTGGTCAGAAACGTTTTCAGTGGTCGTTGAAAATAAATCTGAATAAGTCTTTTGCCTCATCAAATGATTTAAATACCTGACAGTGCTGATCAATTAATCTCTTCGATCCAGTACCATGCCAGCCAAACTTAGTGAGTAAAGGTCAAAATAAATGGTTTCATATGAAAAAGAAACACGGTTGAGCCAACTAATCTCAAGTATTTAGGAGCCAAAACATAATAATGGCAACAACAAATCAAACGCAAACTGCTGTGGTTAGACAGTCTCTCATCAGGGAAGTGAGGGATGCTGGGAAGTCTGGGATGATGAGATGACGACCTGGGGAGGGGGGGATCTGGAGTTGAGAGCCAACATGGTTGCTCTAGCCTTTAGGAGCAGTGTACTGGCGCAAGAGTGAAGAGATGGCGCCGGACTCTGTGACCTCCTCGGGAAGCGAGCCTTCCATGTCTTTGATGGACGGATCAGCACCGGTGCTCAGCAGGAGCTCCACGATGTCGCCAAACTCGCATGCCGATGCTGCATGAAGAAGAAAACGATTAGATCAGAAAGAGGAAATGTGTACATCTTTAGTTAGAACATCTTTGCTGGTACCTGAGTTCCTCCCccactcccctcccctccctctcgCTATGTGAGTGCTCTTCTCTGTCAGTGTCTATCAATTGCTGCTTTTAAACACTGGGCTACGTGCTCAGCCTTGATCGCTGATGTCAGCAGCAGCAGTGATTGACAGCCAGGGCCTCTTAACCTCCAAGAGTGTATGCGAGATGTGATGATACGTCGGAAACGCCAGCGTATCCACGCGCATGTGTGAAAGCCGCTCGAGATTAGCGGGGTTTTTTTCGGAGTGAGCCATGCACTTGATGAGCGTTTTATTTAGCCGCCGCGGCGCGTGCGGCACGCGGTCAACGTCtcgcctgggccttgagttgagaaaaaaaaaaagtagctggCCCTCTAGGGAGCCATGGAGGAGGAGAACAATTTATGGTGAGCAGTAAACCCTCAATTAATCACTTGCCAGCCGCCATGGCCCTGTGCAAAGAGAGGTGGAAATGAATTTTCATTCTCTGCTATTTGTCTCTCGGAGTTCATCGCTTATGTTTATTAGTCATCTTTTTACATGCCACCTTTCGGGGTTGGTGGATGCACGCGCCAGCGGGGTGACGCAATATGGCCGCCACCAAACTACCGCAGAGGACAGATGGTGCAACCACACACAGGCAGGCTCAGAAGGACAAGGGAACCGCCCCTCAGGGACATGTGTGTTGGGCCATGAGAGGGTCAGGGGGAGTCTGAGGACCGCTGCTGATTTCCTCGGGGAGGCCTGGTGATTATTAAGCAaacccacacatacacatacactgaCCCAAACCAGAATCTCTACACAAGCATAGATACAAAGATGCCAAAGCACATGCACACAACAGGAACAGGAAAGCCTCATTAAGATGGAAAAGgaggacaggaacaggaacaacACATTTCCATCAGAGTGAAGATGCATTAAAAAGTtaagacacccacatcaacagcTGCCTTCTTACCATAATGTAGCGCCGTCTGTCCTTCATTATCCTGTGAAAGGCAAAGACAATGTTCAAGAGACTTGTGACAGGCGAGAAATAAATCAGCGGCGAGTTGTGATAATGGAGATAAATTTGCAG from Syngnathus scovelli strain Florida chromosome 10, RoL_Ssco_1.2, whole genome shotgun sequence harbors:
- the lhx4 gene encoding LIM/homeobox protein Lhx4; this translates as MMQSAAVLPTESPVKSLPDILGVPLQQIPQCAGCSQHIVDKFILKVLDRHWHSKCLKCADCHTPLADKCFSRAGSVYCKEDFFKRFGTKCASCQQGIPPTQVVRKAQDFVYHLHCFACIMCSRQLATGDEFYLMEDGRLVCKVDYETAKQNDDSEAGTKRPRTTITAKQLETLKSAYKNSPKPARHVREQLSSETGLDMRVVQVWFQNRRAKEKRLKKDAGRHRWTQFYKSVKRSRGGSKVEKESSADDAGLSDSELSFRDDQVVSDLGHGNGLYGSVGDMTSGAVLNGGFSVDAAGQPYHDIRVGSPYGLPQSPSSIASLPGHTPLLNNLAFTMDALGAQGGPGGVGQALRAMAGGPTSDLSTGSSTGYPDFPTSPASWLDEMDQSQF